The following coding sequences lie in one Heyndrickxia oleronia genomic window:
- a CDS encoding YtzC family protein → MATRQSVGEHIQKCEEAIQYAKEQFIEGSRQEHYYDNEYQDALQGLENSYNELAQLSNSANSQQREQLHRMRLQLQQIQNQMILLNHDRPI, encoded by the coding sequence TTGGCCACTAGACAATCGGTTGGTGAACATATCCAAAAATGTGAAGAAGCTATTCAATATGCAAAAGAACAGTTTATTGAGGGAAGTCGTCAGGAACATTATTATGATAATGAATATCAAGATGCTCTCCAAGGTTTGGAGAATTCCTATAATGAGTTAGCCCAACTATCAAACAGTGCGAATTCACAGCAAAGGGAACAATTACATCGGATGAGATTACAACTTCAACAAATACAAAATCAAATGATTTTGTTAAATCATGATCGGCCAATATAG
- a CDS encoding class I SAM-dependent methyltransferase, with translation MKLMKVIDFAHSLLKESVTKKEIVVDATVGNGYDTEFLANLVGPKGRVFGFDIQKMAIEQAKRYLAEKTCTENIVLINKGHETLKDSIPEQYHGQVAGAIFNLGYLPGGDKQIITHGNTTINALKQLLEIMKPGALIVLVIYHGHPGGEIERDQVLNFVQTIDQKKAHVLQYQFINQINQPPFVIAIEKR, from the coding sequence ATGAAACTTATGAAAGTAATTGATTTTGCTCATAGCTTACTAAAGGAAAGTGTAACGAAGAAGGAAATAGTTGTTGATGCCACTGTTGGAAATGGCTATGATACTGAATTTTTAGCAAATTTAGTTGGCCCTAAAGGTAGGGTATTTGGATTTGATATCCAGAAAATGGCTATCGAACAGGCAAAAAGGTATTTAGCTGAAAAAACATGTACTGAAAATATAGTACTGATAAATAAAGGTCATGAAACACTTAAAGATTCGATTCCAGAACAATATCATGGGCAAGTTGCAGGAGCAATCTTTAATCTAGGTTATTTACCTGGTGGGGATAAACAAATTATTACTCATGGGAATACAACCATAAATGCCCTCAAGCAATTATTAGAAATAATGAAGCCTGGAGCTCTTATTGTTCTTGTTATTTATCATGGTCATCCAGGTGGGGAGATTGAGCGTGATCAAGTTTTAAACTTTGTACAAACTATTGATCAAAAAAAGGCACATGTACTTCAATACCAATTTATTAACCAGATCAATCAACCGCCATTTGTCATTGCAATTGAAAAACGATAA
- the leuS gene encoding leucine--tRNA ligase, which translates to MSFNHHEIEEKWQKFWEENKTFKTTEDENKPNFYALDMFPYPSGVGLHVGHPEGYTATDIVSRMKRMQGYNVLHPMGWDAFGLPAEQYAIDTGNDVVEFTKHNINTFTRQIKELGFSYDWEREVNTTDPNYYKWTQWIFLKLYEKGLAYVDEVPVNWCPALGTVLANEEVIDGKSERGGHPVERRPMKQWMLKITAYADRLIDDLEDVDWPENLKDMQRNWIGRSEGAEVTFTIEGTGKNFTVFTTRPDTLFGATYAVLAPEHPLVNDITTEEQKQAIENYLEQIKSKSDLERTDLAKDKTGVFTGAYAINPVNNEKMPIWIADYVLMSYGTGAIMAVPAHDERDYEFAKKFGLEIKAVVAGGDVDKEAYTGDGEHINSGFLDGLNKEDAISKMIAWLEEKNIGTKKITYRLRDWLFSRQRYWGEPIPIIHWEDGTMTTVPEDQLPLTLPVMKEIKPSGTGESPLANASDWVNVVDPATGKKGRRETNTMPQWAGSSWYFLRYVDPKNENALADFEKLKKWLPVDIYIGGQEHAVLHLLYARFWHKFLYDIGVVPTKEPFQKLFNQGMILGENNEKMSKSKGNVVNPDHIIDSHGADTLRLYEMFMGPLDASIAWSTNGLDGARRFLDRVWRLLVDETGEITSKVQQGHSDVLEKVYHQTVKKVTEDFNQLGFNTAISQMMVFINEAYKSDVLPKEYIEGFVKLLSPICPHIAEELWSKLGHEGTITYEAWPSFDESKLVDAEVEIVVQLNGKVRSKMMVSSEISREQLEAFVMEDEKVKELIDGKTIRKVIAVPGKLVNIVAN; encoded by the coding sequence ATGAGTTTTAATCATCATGAAATTGAAGAAAAATGGCAAAAGTTTTGGGAAGAGAATAAAACATTTAAAACAACTGAAGACGAGAATAAGCCTAATTTTTATGCATTAGATATGTTTCCTTATCCATCTGGTGTGGGTCTTCATGTTGGTCATCCAGAAGGATATACTGCAACAGATATTGTATCAAGAATGAAAAGAATGCAAGGATATAATGTACTTCATCCAATGGGATGGGACGCATTCGGATTACCTGCCGAACAATATGCAATTGATACAGGTAACGATGTAGTGGAATTCACAAAGCATAATATTAATACGTTTACTCGTCAAATAAAAGAGCTAGGGTTCTCATATGATTGGGAGCGTGAGGTAAATACAACTGACCCTAATTACTATAAATGGACGCAATGGATTTTTCTAAAGCTATACGAAAAAGGACTTGCTTATGTCGATGAAGTTCCTGTTAACTGGTGTCCAGCTCTTGGGACAGTTCTTGCCAATGAAGAGGTTATCGATGGTAAGAGTGAACGTGGCGGCCACCCTGTTGAACGTCGTCCGATGAAACAATGGATGCTTAAAATTACTGCTTATGCGGATCGTTTAATTGATGATTTAGAAGACGTTGATTGGCCAGAAAATCTAAAGGATATGCAACGTAACTGGATTGGCCGTTCAGAGGGTGCTGAAGTAACTTTTACTATTGAAGGCACAGGTAAAAATTTCACAGTATTTACAACTCGTCCAGATACTTTGTTTGGCGCTACTTATGCAGTTTTAGCACCTGAACACCCGCTCGTTAATGACATTACAACAGAGGAACAAAAGCAAGCGATTGAAAATTATCTTGAGCAAATTAAATCAAAAAGCGATTTAGAAAGAACAGATTTAGCGAAAGATAAAACAGGTGTTTTTACAGGAGCGTATGCAATTAATCCAGTCAATAATGAAAAAATGCCAATTTGGATTGCTGATTATGTTCTAATGAGTTATGGGACAGGAGCAATTATGGCAGTTCCAGCACATGATGAACGCGATTATGAGTTTGCGAAGAAATTTGGATTAGAAATTAAAGCAGTCGTTGCTGGTGGCGACGTGGATAAAGAGGCATATACAGGAGATGGAGAACATATCAACTCTGGTTTCCTTGATGGATTAAACAAAGAAGACGCTATTTCGAAGATGATTGCGTGGCTCGAAGAAAAAAATATAGGAACGAAAAAAATAACTTACCGTTTAAGAGATTGGTTATTTAGCCGTCAACGTTATTGGGGTGAACCAATTCCTATTATTCATTGGGAAGATGGAACAATGACTACTGTTCCTGAAGATCAACTTCCGTTGACACTCCCAGTAATGAAAGAAATCAAACCATCTGGAACAGGAGAATCACCACTTGCGAATGCTAGTGATTGGGTAAATGTTGTTGATCCAGCTACTGGTAAAAAAGGTCGTCGAGAAACAAATACAATGCCTCAATGGGCAGGTAGCAGTTGGTATTTCCTACGTTATGTAGATCCTAAAAATGAAAATGCCTTGGCAGACTTTGAAAAATTAAAAAAATGGCTTCCTGTTGATATTTATATTGGTGGTCAAGAGCATGCTGTTCTTCATTTGTTATATGCACGTTTCTGGCATAAATTCTTGTATGATATCGGTGTTGTTCCAACTAAAGAACCATTCCAAAAATTATTTAATCAAGGGATGATCCTTGGAGAAAACAATGAAAAAATGAGTAAATCAAAAGGAAATGTTGTTAATCCAGATCATATTATTGATAGTCATGGAGCAGATACATTACGTCTATATGAAATGTTTATGGGACCTTTAGATGCATCGATTGCTTGGTCAACCAACGGATTAGATGGTGCAAGAAGATTCCTTGACCGTGTGTGGCGCTTACTTGTTGATGAAACAGGTGAAATTACAAGCAAAGTTCAGCAAGGACATTCTGATGTGCTTGAAAAAGTGTATCATCAGACGGTGAAAAAGGTAACGGAAGACTTTAATCAACTTGGATTTAATACAGCAATTTCACAAATGATGGTATTCATTAATGAAGCATATAAATCTGATGTTCTACCGAAAGAATATATTGAAGGCTTCGTTAAATTACTTTCACCAATTTGCCCACATATTGCTGAGGAACTATGGAGTAAATTAGGGCATGAAGGTACAATCACTTATGAAGCATGGCCAAG
- a CDS encoding MDR family MFS transporter, with product MPKSLWMLVIGMMVNVTGSSFLWPLNAIYMHDHLGKSLSVAGIVLMLNSAASVLGNLLGGSFYDKFGGYRTILIGVFITIFSLIGMTFWHEWPTYAIFLTVIGFGSGIIPPAIFAMAGSVWKEGGRKAFNAIYIAQNFGVAVGSALGGFVASFSFDYIFIANLLMFIVFFFISFFGYRNIKSEQGNHTSVIHEKKPIKNKTKFISLMILCAGYLLCWVGYVQWQSTIATYTQEINISLSQYSMLWTINGALIVLGQPLLNPIMKLFGTNLKGPIITGIVIFMCSFGIASFASDFKGFLTAMIILTIGEMFVWPTVPTIADKLAPKGKEGFFQGIVNSTATGGRMIGPLLGGILVDVYSMSLLFKALIVLLIVSIILSLIYDRPLKSKSKVDKQSIPM from the coding sequence ATGCCAAAGTCATTATGGATGTTGGTAATCGGTATGATGGTAAATGTAACGGGCTCTTCTTTTTTATGGCCTTTAAATGCTATCTACATGCATGATCATCTAGGGAAATCTTTATCTGTGGCAGGTATCGTATTAATGTTAAATTCTGCTGCAAGTGTACTAGGAAATTTATTAGGTGGAAGTTTTTATGATAAGTTTGGTGGTTATCGTACGATATTAATTGGAGTATTTATCACCATATTTTCTTTGATTGGTATGACTTTTTGGCATGAATGGCCAACATATGCAATCTTTTTAACTGTTATCGGGTTTGGCTCAGGGATTATTCCTCCAGCTATTTTTGCAATGGCGGGCTCCGTTTGGAAAGAGGGAGGAAGAAAGGCATTCAATGCTATTTACATTGCACAGAATTTTGGAGTTGCAGTCGGTTCAGCATTAGGAGGTTTTGTAGCTTCCTTTTCCTTTGATTATATTTTTATTGCTAATTTACTTATGTTTATTGTTTTTTTCTTCATTTCATTTTTTGGATATCGCAATATAAAATCCGAACAAGGGAATCATACCTCTGTTATTCATGAGAAAAAACCAATTAAGAACAAAACAAAGTTTATTTCTTTAATGATCTTATGTGCAGGCTATTTATTGTGTTGGGTTGGTTATGTTCAATGGCAGTCAACGATTGCTACTTATACACAAGAAATTAACATTTCCTTAAGTCAATATAGTATGTTGTGGACAATAAATGGTGCATTAATTGTCCTTGGTCAACCATTGTTAAATCCTATAATGAAACTGTTCGGTACAAATCTAAAAGGTCCAATTATTACAGGTATTGTTATTTTTATGTGTTCATTTGGAATTGCCAGTTTTGCTTCTGATTTTAAAGGATTTTTAACTGCGATGATTATACTTACCATCGGAGAAATGTTTGTATGGCCAACTGTACCAACCATAGCCGATAAGTTAGCACCTAAAGGAAAAGAAGGATTTTTCCAAGGAATTGTTAATAGTACAGCAACGGGTGGGAGAATGATTGGTCCATTATTGGGCGGAATTTTAGTGGATGTATATAGTATGTCATTATTATTTAAAGCTCTTATTGTATTACTAATCGTTTCCATTATCTTATCATTAATATATGATCGCCCACTTAAATCAAAATCAAAAGTAGATAAACAATCCATACCTATGTAA